ATGCGCAAGAGCTGCTACTGGCACGGGATCACCACCGAGAAGCGCGAGAAACTCCTGCTGGAGATGGCCGGGTTCCGCAAACCCGGAGACCACGTGGAGATGATCCGGACGGGGACCAAGCTCCAGTGCTTCTGCCCGAACTGCAAGGCCTCCCTGGTGAAGGGCGAGGACCTGGTGGTCCACATCCTCGGCACCGACGGGCGGATCGGCGAGCTGAGGCTGAGCCCCTACCTCAACGTCTTCCGCAACGAGTGCTCCATTTTCATCCCCCCCGGCGCGGAAGTGGAGGACATGATCTGCCCCCAGTGCAAGGGCAGCCTCTGGCTGAACGATAAACGCTGCGAAGTCTGCGATTCGAAAGCCGCCAAGATGCGCATCCGGGCCTCGGTCCTGGACCTGGACTTCTACATCTGCATGCGTGACCAGTGCCACTGGCACGGCCTGAGCGAGGGCGACCGCCAGCGGATCCTGCTGGACGAGAGCCTGGAGTGGTGAGGAGGGGTCATGCAGCGGATGAACCTGGAAGAAAAACGGAAGGAACGGCTCCTGCAGATCATCTCCCGCCACGCTCACGGCTTCAAGTACGAACTGACCCGGCTGCACCTGAACGAGAACCAGATCGAGGTGATCTACCCCTTCGTGGTGAAGCTCATCGACACCGTGAACCGGGAGTACCTCGCGGAAGAGGCTTCCGGCTGGGCCGACCCGCCCGCGCCCTGAGCCCGGGGCGTGCCCCGGCCGGATCAGCGGCCGTCGCCCTCCCGGCGGGCCGCGTACCGTCCCGTCGCCCCCTCCCGGGCGACGGGCGGTTGCACCCGGCCGGCGAGGCGCCCGGCCTGCGGCGCCGGGCCACGCCGTCGGCGGATTTTTCTTGACGTGTGCCCCCCGGATGGATAAATTGCTTCAATCATTGTCGGGGAAGAGGTTTTCATGCCCACGTACATGCTGCGCACCACCCTGGATCGGTTGAACAAACGCCTGGAGGAGATCCAGCGCGAAAAATACGTCGTTGCCCGCGAACTCCAGGAGGCGGCGTCCCAGGGCGATCTCTCGGAGAACGCCGAGTACGATATCGCCAAGGAAAAGAAGGAGATGCTGGCCCTCGAGGAGCGCCGGATCAAGGAGTACCTCGGCGACGCCCAGCTCATCGAGGAGATCAGCTCCCCGCCCGACGTGGTTTCAGTGGGCAAGCGGGTGAAGATCCAGGACGCCGCATCCGGCAAGGAGCAGGTCTTCGCCATCATCGGAGAGCTCGACAAGATGGAGGGCGTCGACTCCCTCTCGGTCGGCGCCCCCCTGGCCCGGGGCCTGCTGGGAAAGAAGCTGGGGCGGTCCGTGGAGGTCCAGTTGCCGCGCGAGACCCGGCGCTACAAGATCCTGGAGATCTCGAACCTCTTCTGACACGGGAGGCCAGGACCCCGATCGGCAGGAACCGCGCCGGTCAGCCATTGGCCGCAACCCGATCGAAACCACGGATGAACACGGATGAACACGGATACCGGATATTGTGATGACTTCCGGTGTCATGTCGGCCTTCTTCCCCGGGGGCGGCCTCCACTCCGTCCCATTTCTTTGCGGGGCTTGGCGGCTTTGCGTGAGGCCGGTGGTGCCTCCACTTTTCATCGAACCCCGAAAGAGCCTTTGAACCCATGAAAACACTTTCAAGAATCCTGTGGGTGGGCGTGGCGGCGGTCTTCGCCCTCTCTTTCGCCATCGTGACGGGCCTCTTCAACCCGGCCGAGAAGGTCAACGCGCTCTGGCTGGTGACGGCGGCGGCCTGCTTTTTCCTCCTGGCCTACCGCTTCTACGGCGCTTTCCTGGCGGCGAAGGTGGCGGTGCTGGACGAAAGGAGGGTGACGCCCGCCGTCCGCCTCAACGACGGGATGAATTACCACCCCACCAACAAGTGGGTCCTCTTCGGCCACCACTTCGCCGCCATCGCGGGCGCCGGCCCGCTCATCGGCCCGGTCCTGGCCGCCCAGTTCGGTTACCTGCCGGGTTTCCTGTGGATCCTGGTGGGCGCGGTGGTGGCCGGCGGCGTCCACGATTTCGTGATCCTCTTCGCCTCGGTGCGGCGGGACGGCAAGTCCATGGCCCGGATCGTGCGGGAGGAGGTCGGCCCCGTATCGGGCGGCGCGGCCCTCTTCGTGGTCCTCTTCGTGATGGTCATCGCCATCGCCGGCCTGGGGCTGGCCTTCATCAACTCCCTGGCCCGGAACCCCTGGGGGGTCTTCATCATCGGCATGACCATCCCCATCGCCCTGTTCATGGGCTTCTACATGAAGCTGCAGTTCCGGGCCAGCATCGCGGGGATCTCGGCCGTGGGCATCGTGCTCCTGGTGTCGTCGGTGATCGTCGGGCACGCGGTCCCGGGCAGCGCCCTCGGGCGGGTGCTGGACCTGGGGCCCCATTCCCTCACGGTCCTCCTGGGGGTCTACGGCTTCATCGCCTCGGCCCTTCCGGTCTGGATGCTGCTGGCCCCCCGGGACTACCTCTCCTCCTTTCTGAAGATCGGGGTCATCGCCGCCCTCGCCGTCGGCGTCGTCTTCCTGGCGCCGGACCTCCGGATGCCCGCGCTCACCCGCTTCGTATCGGGCGGCGGGCCCATCATCCCCGGGCCCGTCTTCCCCTTCCTCTTCATCACCATCGCCTGCGGGGCCATCTCCGGCGGGCACGCCCTCTTCGCCTCCGGGACCACCTCCAAGATGGTGGACAACGAGCGCTACGTCCTCCCCATCGGCTACGGCGCCATGCTCACCGAGGGTTTCGTCTCGGTGATGGCGGTGATCGCGGCCTGCGTCCTGGTGCCGGGGGACTACTTCGCCATCAACACCACCCTCGACGGCGCCCGGCTGGCCGCCCTCGGGTTCACGCCCGAACACCTTTCGGAGCTGTCCCGGATGGTTGGGGTCGACCTGGCGGGACGGCCGGGGGGCGCCGTCTCCCTGGCGGTGGGCATGACCCAGATCTTCGCGGCCATCCCCCTGATGAAGACGGTGATGGCCTACTGGTACCAGTTCGCCCTCATGTTCGAGGCCTTCTTCATCCTCACCACCATCGACGCGGGGACCCGGGTCTGCCGCTACATCGTCCAGGAACTGGCGGGACACGTCTGGAAACCCCTCGGGGACCTCCGCTCCCTGGCGGGAAACGTCTTCGCGAGCCTGGTGGTGGTCCTGTCCTGGTCCTTCTTCATCGCCACGGGGTCGCTCTCCGCCGTGTGGCCCATGTTCGGCACCGCCAACCAGCTCCTGGCCATGCTGGCCCTGTGCCTGGGCACCACCCTGATCCTCAAGGCCGGGAAGGCGCGCTACGCCTGGATCACCCTGGCGCCCATGGCCTTCATGGCCGCCACCACCCTCACCGCGTCGGTGCAGCTCATCGGCAAGTTCTGGGACCTGGCCCTGGCCGGGGGGAAGGACGCCCGGCTCTACGGCGTGAGCTGCGCGCTCATGGGGATCCTCCTGGTTCTCGCCCTGATCATCGTCGGCGACTCCCTGGTGAAGTGGCGTCGTTTGCTGCGAGGCAGGGAAGGGGAGGCCATCCCGGTGGAGCCGCTTCCCGACGAGGGCGAGGAAGTCTATCCGCTCCCCTGAGAGAACAAATCGCCGTGCCATCCGTAAACTTCCGTTCGTCGATCAGCCGGTGAAAATGTCCACGGATGAACACGGATGGCCACGGATTCAGTCCGGACAGGATATCCAGATGAGTGTGATGAGTGGTTGAAAAATATCTCCTGAGAGGAGAGGCAGCATGATCAGAGTCGTCAATTCGAGGTTCAGCGGGAAGACGGGGCTTGCGGTGAGAGCTTTCCTCTTGCTGGTGGCCGTTGTGGCGGGGGCCGGGGCCGGTTTCGGCCAGGACGCCGTCAAAGACGACCCGCTGACGCCGGCGGACGCGGACCTGGCGGCCCGCATCGCGGCGGTGCGGGCCGCCGACTACGCCGGGAAGGACGTGATGAGGGTCCTCGACCGCACCGACGTGGAGGTGGCCGAGAGCGGTCTCTCCACCATGACCTTCCACCGCGTGGACAGGGTCCTCACGGTGGCGGGCGCCGTGGGCGAAGCGGTCCGGTCCTTCGACTACGACCCGAAAAGCTCGGGCGTGGAGATCGTCCGCATCCGCCTCTGGCGCGACGGCAAGCCCCGGGACCTCGACCTGGCGGGGCTGAGGGACACGCCCGCCCCCGACTGGTCCATCTTCTGGGGCAACCGGCTCAAGGTCTTCACCTTGCCGCGCCTGAAGCCGGGCGACGCCGTGGAGACGGAACACCGGCGCAAGGGATTCGTCCTGGCCCTGCTGGCCGACGAGGACGCCGAGCAGCGCTTCATTCCGCCCATGCGGGGCCACTTCTTCGACATCGTGCCCTTCTGGTCGGATCGGCCCGTGAAGGAGAAGATTTACACCGTCCGGCTGCCCCGCGGCAAGAACCTCCGCACCCAGTTTTTCAACGGGACGGCCGAGACCGAGGCGAGAGTGGACGGCGAGACCGCCTTCTACCGCTGGACGGCCCGGGACGTGGCCCCCCTGGAGCGCGAGCCGGGCATGAGCGCCCCCGACGACGTCGCCCCCAAGCTCATCGTCACCACCACCCTGGACTGGAGGGAGAAGTCGGCCTGGTTCCACCAGGCCAACGAGGACTACGGCTCCTTCACGGTGACTCCCGAGGTAAAGGCGTTCACCGACGCGCTGTTGAAGGGGGCGAGGGACGACGACGAGAAGATTTCCATCTTGACCCACTGGGCGGCGGAGAACATCCGGTACTGCGGCCTGAGCATGGGAAAGGGGGAAGGGTACATCCTCCACACGGGGGAGATGACCTTCCAGGACCGCTGCGGCGTCTGCAAGGACAAGGCCGGGATGCTGGTGACCCTGCTGCGGGCCGCGGGGTTTGAGTCCTACCCCGCCATGACCATGGCCGGTTCCCGGGTGGAGGACATCCCCGCCGACCAGTTCAACCACTGCGTGACGCTGGTGAAACGGCCCACGGGCTACCAACTCCTGGACCCCACGTGGGTCCCGGGGTCCATGGAACTGTGGTCCTCCCTGGAGCAGGAACAGCAGTACCTTCCCGGGGTCCCCGAGACGTCCGGACTCCTGACCACCCCCGCGGCCGACCCGGCCGAGCACTTCATCCGGATCACCTCGACCCTGGACCTGGCCGCCGACGGGAAGCTCTCGGGCCGGGCGTCGGTGGAGACCCGGGGGCTGGGCGACAGTTTCATGCGGCGGGCGGTCCAGCGGACCGTCGCGGCCCGGCGTGCCGACATCTTTCGGAACGCCCTGGCCGAGATCAGCCCCCTCATGAAACTCACGGGTTACGACTGCTCTTCCCCGGAAGACCTGAAGAACGCCATGAAGATCGCCCTGCGCTTCGAGTGCCCCGACTTCGCCCAGGCCGGGGAGAAGTCGCTGCGCCTTCGCGCCCCGGCCCTGGCCCAGTACTTCGCCGACCCGGGGCTCGCCTTCTTCCTGCAGGTCCGCACCGACAAGCCGGATCGGAAGTACCCCCTCAGCTTGCGCTGCAACGGGACCTGGTCCTGGGAGGAAACCGTCAAGGCGCCGCCGGGATACCGGCTGGCCAGGCCGCCCGACGACCTGAGGATCGACGGCGCCGCGGCGTCGCTGGAGCGGACCGTCAAGGCCCTCGACGACGGGTTTGTCGTGAAGCAGACCCTGGTTCTCAAGAAGAAGACCTGCCCGCCGTCGGACTACCCGAACCTCAAGCAGGTGCTGGACGCCCTCCGCAAGGAGCGCGGCCGGGTTTTCGCCCTGGTGGCGGGAGGTGACAAATGAACCGGCGTATCCTGACCCTGACCCTGTGGATCGCCGCGGCCTGGCTCGCGGCGGCCCCGACGACGACCGCCCCCGTGGCCGATTCCCCCGGGGCAGCGTACGAAACCGCCCTGAAGGCCGCGGACGCGGAGGTCCTCCTGCGGGAGAAGACCTTCACCCTCAACCCCGACGGCTCGTGGGAGACCCGGGTGCACGAGGTCCGCAAGGTCCTCACGCTCCAGGGGATGAACCGGGCGCTGGGGGAGACCGTCATCCCCTTCCGCGACGGCTGGCAGACCGTGGAGGTGGGCGAGGCCTTCACCACCCGCCCGGACGGGACGAAGGTCCCCCTCCCGGCCAACGCCCGCATCGAGATCATGAACCTGCACGTGGCCCGCAACCCCGCCTTCAGCGACCTCCGGAGCCTGGTGGTCGCCCACACCGGGCTGGAAATCGGCGCCGTCACCGACCTGAGCTGGACCGTCAGGACCCGCAAGGGCTTCCTCCCGTTCTTCGAAGGGATGGAGATGCTGGCGGGGCCCTTCCCCGTCCGTGACCAGTCGGTGGTGGTGCGCGTCCCGCGGGGCACGCCGCTGAAGACGGCCGGCAGCGGCGGCGGGATGGCCTTCACCCGGACCGCCGCCAGCGGGCAGGATGTCTTCACCTGGCGCGGCCGCGGCACCCTCCCCGTGTTCACTGAGCGGGTCGCCCCCGAGGCCGCCTGCTGGGCGCCCTGGGTGTCCTTCACCACGGCGCCGTCGGACGCGGCGGTCCTGAAGGCCCTCGCGACGGAGCCCCTCACCGCGGAACTGTTCGAGGAGGTGACCGGGCGGAAGGCGGGTGCGATGGCCGGGCTGCCCGGCCTGGCGGATGCCCGCGCGGTCCTGGAGAAGGCCCTCGAGGGGGTCCGGACCGTGGATGCCGCCCCGGCGGAGACGGGGGCCTGGGCTGCCCCGCCGCGGGAGGTGTGGGACCGGGCCTGCGGAACCCGGCTCGAGAAGGCCCGGCTGGCCGCCGCCGCCCTGGCCGCCTGCGGCGCGGCCGACACCGGGGTTGCCCTCCTCCTGCCCTCCGCGGGCGGCGTCGAACCCGTCCCCGGCCTGCTGGCCGCGTCGGCGTTCCTGGCACGGTTCCGAACCACGGCGGGGACCTTCTGCGCCGATACCGACGGTTTCGTGTTCACCGCCGACGACCCCCGGTGGCAGGGGATGGTGCTGGTGGAACCCGACGGGAAGCGACGGAAACCTGCCGTTGCCGAGGGCGAGGCCGGCTGCGCCTGGTCGCTGTCGCTGGAGGCGAAGGACTGGAAGGACAAGACCTGCCGCCTCTCCGGGCGGCTCGCTCTCCGCGGGACCGCGGTGGACACCCCCCGGCTCCTGGACGACGCCGCGAAGTACGCGGAGTCGACCCTGGGGGAGGCTCTGAAACCTTACGGAGTGAAGGGGCTGAAAGTCACGGTGAATCTCGCCGCGCCCAACCTCCTGGAGGCCGGCTTCGAGGCGGATGCGGAAAAGCTGTTCGAGCCCGGCGAGGAGCGCGCCCTCGCCCTGCCAATCCCCCCGCCGGTCGCGGCCTGGAAAGGGCTCCTGCCGGTCGCCACCGGGCGGACGGCCCCCCCGGCCCTTTTCACCCCGGCGGAGTTCCGCCTCGACCTGAGTGTCGCCTTGCCGCCGAAGGGAAAAGTCGCGGCGGGCCCGAAGACGGCGGCGTGGGAGCGGGACGGCGTCAAGTGGTCGCAGGAGGCCCGGCTCGACGGCGAGACGTGGCGCTTCACCCGGACCACCCGCCTCCCGTCCCGGGACGTTCCCCTCCAGACCGTGGCGGATGCCCTGGCGGGCTGGCTGGCCGACACCCTCAACCGCCTCGTGCTGGAGTAGGCGCGGCCCCCCAGCCGGCAGGGGAGTCGCCGGGGAGCGATTTATTCGCCAAGGGACGAAAGGACCAAAAGGACCAAAGGGACCAAAAGGACCGCAAGGTCGACAGCCAGGCTCTCGCCCTCTCAGGCTCTTGCGTTTTGGGCACGTGCCGGGCCCTGCGCTCTCGCGCGCCTTTGGTCTTGCGGTCTTGAGCCCTCGCAACCGGGCGCCCCAGGCCTTTGCAACCGGGCGCGCCAGGCCTTCGCAAAATGGCTCCCCAGGCCTTCGCAACCGGGCGCCCCAGGCCTTCGCGCCCGGGCGCCCCAGGCCTTTGCAGCCGGGCGCCCCAAGCCTTCGTGTTCGGGGGCCCCAAGCCCCCGCGGTCCTTTATGTCCTTTATGTCCTTTGGGTCCTTTCGTCCTTTCCCGCCGCGGCGCCGCTCCCCGCCCCCCCCGGAGAAAATCTCCTTCCCCCGTGCGGCGTTTCGGGGTAAGATAGACCCCGACTTTGATTTTCATGGAGGACCGAAATGGGCTTGAACGAGAACATCCTGGAACGCGCCGAGGCGTACCGTGACTACACGGCGAAGAACCTGTCCGATATCGTGCAGATCCCGTCCCTGAGCTGCGGGGAGCGGGAGGTGATCGCGGCCCTCGAGGCCAAGTGCCGGGAGGCCGGCTTCGACGAGGTCCGCGTGGACGGCCTGGGCAGCCTGGTGGCGCGCGTGGGGAGCGGCCCCCGCAAGCTGGCCGTCGACGCCCACATCGACACGGTCGATACCGGCGACCCTGCCCAGTGGGAACGGCCCCCCTTCTCCGGCGACATCCAGGACGGTTTCGTCCACGGCCGGGGCACCGTGGACCAGAAGGGCGGCGCCGCGTCCATGATCACCGGCGGGCGGATTCTGAAGGAACTGGGGGCGGCGAAGGACTTCTCGGTCTACTTCACCTTCACCGTCATGGAGGAGGACTGCGACGGCCTCTGCTGGAAGTACCTCATCGAGGAGGAGAAGCTGGTGCCGGACTTCGCGGTCATCACCGAGCCCACGAACCTGGGCGTCTACCGGGGCCACCGTGGCCGGATGGAGATCGAGATGTACTTCCCCGGCGTGTCTTGCCACGGCTCGGCGCCCGAGCGGGGCGTCAACGCGGCGTACAAGGCCGCGGAAGGCCTCCTGGCCGTCCGCGAGCTGCAGGAGCGCCTGGCGTACGACGCCTTCCTGGGGAAGGGGAGCGTCACCGCAACCCTGGTGGAGTCCCAGTCGCCCTCGCTGTGCGCCGTGCCTGACCGGTGCCGGGTCCACCTTGACCGCCGCCTCACCTGGGGCGAGGACCTGGAGGGGGCCGTCCGGGAAGTCCGGGAGGCCGTCCGGGACACCGCGAAGGTCGAGGTCCCCCTTTACGATGCCCCCAGCTGGAAGGGCACCGTCTTCACCCAGGACAAGTACTTCCCCACCTGGAAGATCGAGGCCGACCACCCGCTCTGCGCGGCCGGCGTGGCGGCGGCCCGCCTCGCGCTGGGCGCCGAGCCGGTCCTGGACAAGTGGACCTTCTCCACCAACGGTGTGGCCATCTGCGGGCGGCACGGGATCCCCTGCATCGGCTTCGGCCCGGGCAACGAGGTCCTGGCCCACGCCCCCAACGAGAAGACCCCGATCGACCACCTGGTGAAAGCATCGGCCTTCTACGCCCTTCTGCCGTCTCACCTGTGAGCGGGCACGGCGTCAGGGCCCTGGACCACGCGATCCGGATCTGACCTGGAGCACCCCCGCCGGGGGGGTGAGGGAGGCAACATGAAGAAGCGACAGGAAAACGTCGGGCGGACGGCCGGGACCGTCGAGTCCTTCAAGCAGGCCATGGAGGACAACCTCTACTATGTCCGCGGGCAGGCGAAACACACCGCCAGCCCCGTGGACCGCTACATGGCCCTCGCCCTCACGGTCCGGGACTACCTGGTGGACCGGTGGCGCAAGACGGTGGAAGGGTACTACGCCAGCCGCCCGAAGTTCGTTTACTACCTCTCCGCCGAGTACCTCCCCGGCCGTCAGATCACCCAGAACCTCCTCTACACCGGGACGGAGGAGGTGGCCCGGAAGGCCCTCCAGGAGATGGGGTTCGACCTCGACGCCCTGATCGAGCTGGAGCCGGAGCCCGGCCTCGGCAACGGCGGGCTCGGGCGCCTGGCCTCGTGTTTCATGGACTCCCTGGCCACCCTGGACATCCCCGCGGTGGGGTACGGCATCCGCTACGAGTTCGGGATCTTCCGCCAGAGCTTCCGTGACGGCCGCCAGGTGGAGAGCCCCGACGAGTGGCTCTTCAACGGCAACCCCTGGGAGTTCGCCCAGCCCGACGACATCGTGGAGGTCCGTTTCGGCGGCCGCACCGAGCACTTTCACGACGACCGCGGGCGGTTTCACGTGCGCTGGGTCCCCGACCAGACGGTTCTGGGCGAGCCCTGCCACACCCTGGTCCCCGGCTACGGGACCGGCACCGTGAACTTCCTGCGCCTCTGGCGCGCCCGGGCCAGCAAGGAGTTCGACTTCCAGCTCTTCGACGTGGGGGACTACGCCCGCGCCGTGGAGCAGAAGACCTATACCGAGAACCTCTCCAAGGTCCTCTACCCCAACGACAACACCCCCCAGGGCCGCGAACTGCGGCTCAAGCAGCAGTACTTCTTCGTGGCCTGTTCCATCCGCAACATCGTGGACCGTTTCCTCAAGTTCAACAAGGGGTGGCCGGAGTTCCCCGACAAGGTGGCCATCCAGCTCAACGACACCCACCCGGTGACCGCCGTGCTGGAACTGATGCGGATCATGGTGGACGAGCACCAGTTGGAGTGGGACGCGGCGTGGGACCTCACCACCCGCTCCATCGCCTACACCTGCCACACCCTCCTGCCCGAGTCCCTGGAGAAGTGGCCCGTGGACCTCTTCGGCCGGCTGCTGCCGCGCCACCTGGAAATCCTGTACGAGATCAACCGGCGCTTCCTGGAGGACGTCCGGCGGCGATTCCCGGACGACCCGGACCGGGTCCGCCGGATGTCCATCATCGAGGAGGGGGTGGAACGGCGGGTCCGCATGGCCCACCTCGCGGTGGTGGGGTCCTTCTCCGTCAACGGGGTGGCCGAGCTTCACTCCAACCTCCTCCGGGACCGGACGCTGCGCGACTTCTACGACCTGTGGCCCGGCAAGTTCAACAACAAGACCAACGGCGTGACCCCCCGCCGCTTCATGAAGATGGCCAACCCGCGCCTGAGCGACCTCCTCACGCAGACCCTGGGGGAGGGCTGGGTCACGGACCTGGACCGGCTCCGCGAGCTGGAAACCCTGGCCGACGACCCCGTGTTCCGCCGGATGTGGCGGGAGATCAAGCAGCGCAACAAGACCGACCTGGCCGGCGTGCTGGTGGAACGGACGGGGATCCGGCCTGCCCCCGACTCCCTCTACGACGTGATGGTCAAGCGCCTGCACGAGTACAAGCGGCAGCTCCTCAAGGTCCTCCACATCATCACCCTCCACCTTCGCACCCTGAAAGACCCCGGCGCCGAGGTCCTCCCGCGCACCTTCCTTTTCGGGGCCAAGGCGGCCCCGGGCTACCACGCGGCCAAGCTCGTCATCCAACTGATCCACGGCGTCGCCGACGCGGTGAACGACGACCCCGACGTCGCGGGCCGGCTGAAGGTGATCTTCGTCCCCAACTTCAACGTCACCCTGGGCGAGCGGATCTACCCGGCCGCCGACCTCTCCGAGCAGATCTCCCTGGCGGGGAAGGAGGCCTCCGGGACCGGCAACATGAAGTTCGCCCTCAACGGGGCCCTGACCATCGGGACCCTCGACGGCGCCAACGTGGAGATCCGGGAGCACGTGGGGGCGGAAAACTTCTTCCTCTTCGGCCTGACGGCGGCGGAGGTCCTGGCGCTCAAGGCCGTCGGCTACAACCCCGGGGAGTACCTCGACCGTTCCACCGAGTTGCGGGAGGTCCTGGACGCGGTGGCCTCCGGCCTCTATTCGAAGGGGGACCCCCTGCGCTTCCGCCCCCTCGTGGAGTCGCTGGTGAGCCGCGACGAGTACCTGCTCCTGGCCGACTACCCCGCCTACCTCGAGCGGCAGGCCGAGGTGGAGGACGCCTACCGGGACCCGGAGCGGTGGACCCGGATGTCCATCCTCAACACCGCCCGCAGCGGCTTCTTCTCCTCGGACCGCACCATCCGGCAGTACTGCGAGGAGATCTGGAAGGCCTCCCCGATGCCGGTTTCGGTTTGACCAACCCGAGGCGAACCACCTTTTGGCGAACCCGTCAACTCTGCTCGGTTCGGGTAAAACCTTTCATTCAGGAGCCTGCCGGCCCTCGGGCCGATCGGGCGGAACGCCGCCCGGCGGGGGCGACGGTTTTTTCATGAGGCGCACGGACCCGTTCGCCGGGTCGAAGACCACGACG
This is a stretch of genomic DNA from Acidobacteriota bacterium. It encodes these proteins:
- a CDS encoding GreA/GreB family elongation factor, translated to MPTYMLRTTLDRLNKRLEEIQREKYVVARELQEAASQGDLSENAEYDIAKEKKEMLALEERRIKEYLGDAQLIEEISSPPDVVSVGKRVKIQDAASGKEQVFAIIGELDKMEGVDSLSVGAPLARGLLGKKLGRSVEVQLPRETRRYKILEISNLF
- a CDS encoding carbon starvation protein A; this translates as MKTLSRILWVGVAAVFALSFAIVTGLFNPAEKVNALWLVTAAACFFLLAYRFYGAFLAAKVAVLDERRVTPAVRLNDGMNYHPTNKWVLFGHHFAAIAGAGPLIGPVLAAQFGYLPGFLWILVGAVVAGGVHDFVILFASVRRDGKSMARIVREEVGPVSGGAALFVVLFVMVIAIAGLGLAFINSLARNPWGVFIIGMTIPIALFMGFYMKLQFRASIAGISAVGIVLLVSSVIVGHAVPGSALGRVLDLGPHSLTVLLGVYGFIASALPVWMLLAPRDYLSSFLKIGVIAALAVGVVFLAPDLRMPALTRFVSGGGPIIPGPVFPFLFITIACGAISGGHALFASGTTSKMVDNERYVLPIGYGAMLTEGFVSVMAVIAACVLVPGDYFAINTTLDGARLAALGFTPEHLSELSRMVGVDLAGRPGGAVSLAVGMTQIFAAIPLMKTVMAYWYQFALMFEAFFILTTIDAGTRVCRYIVQELAGHVWKPLGDLRSLAGNVFASLVVVLSWSFFIATGSLSAVWPMFGTANQLLAMLALCLGTTLILKAGKARYAWITLAPMAFMAATTLTASVQLIGKFWDLALAGGKDARLYGVSCALMGILLVLALIIVGDSLVKWRRLLRGREGEAIPVEPLPDEGEEVYPLP
- a CDS encoding DUF3857 domain-containing protein encodes the protein MIRVVNSRFSGKTGLAVRAFLLLVAVVAGAGAGFGQDAVKDDPLTPADADLAARIAAVRAADYAGKDVMRVLDRTDVEVAESGLSTMTFHRVDRVLTVAGAVGEAVRSFDYDPKSSGVEIVRIRLWRDGKPRDLDLAGLRDTPAPDWSIFWGNRLKVFTLPRLKPGDAVETEHRRKGFVLALLADEDAEQRFIPPMRGHFFDIVPFWSDRPVKEKIYTVRLPRGKNLRTQFFNGTAETEARVDGETAFYRWTARDVAPLEREPGMSAPDDVAPKLIVTTTLDWREKSAWFHQANEDYGSFTVTPEVKAFTDALLKGARDDDEKISILTHWAAENIRYCGLSMGKGEGYILHTGEMTFQDRCGVCKDKAGMLVTLLRAAGFESYPAMTMAGSRVEDIPADQFNHCVTLVKRPTGYQLLDPTWVPGSMELWSSLEQEQQYLPGVPETSGLLTTPAADPAEHFIRITSTLDLAADGKLSGRASVETRGLGDSFMRRAVQRTVAARRADIFRNALAEISPLMKLTGYDCSSPEDLKNAMKIALRFECPDFAQAGEKSLRLRAPALAQYFADPGLAFFLQVRTDKPDRKYPLSLRCNGTWSWEETVKAPPGYRLARPPDDLRIDGAAASLERTVKALDDGFVVKQTLVLKKKTCPPSDYPNLKQVLDALRKERGRVFALVAGGDK
- a CDS encoding DUF3857 domain-containing protein, translated to MNRRILTLTLWIAAAWLAAAPTTTAPVADSPGAAYETALKAADAEVLLREKTFTLNPDGSWETRVHEVRKVLTLQGMNRALGETVIPFRDGWQTVEVGEAFTTRPDGTKVPLPANARIEIMNLHVARNPAFSDLRSLVVAHTGLEIGAVTDLSWTVRTRKGFLPFFEGMEMLAGPFPVRDQSVVVRVPRGTPLKTAGSGGGMAFTRTAASGQDVFTWRGRGTLPVFTERVAPEAACWAPWVSFTTAPSDAAVLKALATEPLTAELFEEVTGRKAGAMAGLPGLADARAVLEKALEGVRTVDAAPAETGAWAAPPREVWDRACGTRLEKARLAAAALAACGAADTGVALLLPSAGGVEPVPGLLAASAFLARFRTTAGTFCADTDGFVFTADDPRWQGMVLVEPDGKRRKPAVAEGEAGCAWSLSLEAKDWKDKTCRLSGRLALRGTAVDTPRLLDDAAKYAESTLGEALKPYGVKGLKVTVNLAAPNLLEAGFEADAEKLFEPGEERALALPIPPPVAAWKGLLPVATGRTAPPALFTPAEFRLDLSVALPPKGKVAAGPKTAAWERDGVKWSQEARLDGETWRFTRTTRLPSRDVPLQTVADALAGWLADTLNRLVLE
- a CDS encoding YgeY family selenium metabolism-linked hydrolase, coding for MGLNENILERAEAYRDYTAKNLSDIVQIPSLSCGEREVIAALEAKCREAGFDEVRVDGLGSLVARVGSGPRKLAVDAHIDTVDTGDPAQWERPPFSGDIQDGFVHGRGTVDQKGGAASMITGGRILKELGAAKDFSVYFTFTVMEEDCDGLCWKYLIEEEKLVPDFAVITEPTNLGVYRGHRGRMEIEMYFPGVSCHGSAPERGVNAAYKAAEGLLAVRELQERLAYDAFLGKGSVTATLVESQSPSLCAVPDRCRVHLDRRLTWGEDLEGAVREVREAVRDTAKVEVPLYDAPSWKGTVFTQDKYFPTWKIEADHPLCAAGVAAARLALGAEPVLDKWTFSTNGVAICGRHGIPCIGFGPGNEVLAHAPNEKTPIDHLVKASAFYALLPSHL
- a CDS encoding glycogen/starch/alpha-glucan phosphorylase produces the protein MKKRQENVGRTAGTVESFKQAMEDNLYYVRGQAKHTASPVDRYMALALTVRDYLVDRWRKTVEGYYASRPKFVYYLSAEYLPGRQITQNLLYTGTEEVARKALQEMGFDLDALIELEPEPGLGNGGLGRLASCFMDSLATLDIPAVGYGIRYEFGIFRQSFRDGRQVESPDEWLFNGNPWEFAQPDDIVEVRFGGRTEHFHDDRGRFHVRWVPDQTVLGEPCHTLVPGYGTGTVNFLRLWRARASKEFDFQLFDVGDYARAVEQKTYTENLSKVLYPNDNTPQGRELRLKQQYFFVACSIRNIVDRFLKFNKGWPEFPDKVAIQLNDTHPVTAVLELMRIMVDEHQLEWDAAWDLTTRSIAYTCHTLLPESLEKWPVDLFGRLLPRHLEILYEINRRFLEDVRRRFPDDPDRVRRMSIIEEGVERRVRMAHLAVVGSFSVNGVAELHSNLLRDRTLRDFYDLWPGKFNNKTNGVTPRRFMKMANPRLSDLLTQTLGEGWVTDLDRLRELETLADDPVFRRMWREIKQRNKTDLAGVLVERTGIRPAPDSLYDVMVKRLHEYKRQLLKVLHIITLHLRTLKDPGAEVLPRTFLFGAKAAPGYHAAKLVIQLIHGVADAVNDDPDVAGRLKVIFVPNFNVTLGERIYPAADLSEQISLAGKEASGTGNMKFALNGALTIGTLDGANVEIREHVGAENFFLFGLTAAEVLALKAVGYNPGEYLDRSTELREVLDAVASGLYSKGDPLRFRPLVESLVSRDEYLLLADYPAYLERQAEVEDAYRDPERWTRMSILNTARSGFFSSDRTIRQYCEEIWKASPMPVSV